Proteins found in one Solitalea lacus genomic segment:
- the hscB gene encoding Fe-S protein assembly co-chaperone HscB, whose protein sequence is MNYFQFYDIPVSFYPDEALLKKKFYALSKEYHPDFHVNESDEKQQEVLELSTLNNNAFKVLSNPVKRVEYILQLNDLIIDGEKHQLPQAFLMEMMEINELLMELEFDEDETKMAEIETQVKSIDEVLDIELKHHVKDFEELSENDKKNILLKIKDNYYKSKYLLRIKEKLYTFASRN, encoded by the coding sequence ATGAATTATTTCCAGTTCTACGATATTCCTGTTTCTTTTTACCCAGATGAGGCTCTCCTAAAGAAAAAGTTTTATGCTTTAAGCAAAGAGTATCATCCCGACTTTCATGTAAATGAATCGGATGAAAAACAGCAGGAAGTGTTAGAATTATCAACTTTAAATAATAATGCCTTTAAAGTATTGAGTAATCCCGTTAAACGCGTGGAATATATTTTACAGCTGAATGATTTAATAATAGATGGCGAAAAGCATCAATTGCCACAGGCTTTCCTTATGGAAATGATGGAAATAAACGAGTTGTTAATGGAGTTAGAATTTGATGAAGATGAAACTAAGATGGCTGAAATTGAAACTCAGGTAAAATCTATTGATGAAGTTTTGGACATAGAGTTAAAACATCACGTTAAGGATTTTGAGGAGCTATCTGAAAATGACAAAAAAAATATTCTCCTGAAAATCAAGGACAACTATTATAAGAGCAAATATTTGTTGCGAATTAAAGAAAAGCTATATACATTTGCATCCCGCAATTGA
- the rseP gene encoding RIP metalloprotease RseP has product MSGLIMAAQLLAGLSILVVLHELGHYLAARAFGIKVEKFYLFFDAWGVKLFSFKKGDTEYGIGWLPLGGYVKIAGMIDESMDVEAMKQPAQPWEFRSKPAWQRLIVMLGGVVVNVLVGIFIFWLLTFKYGETYLPNSEVKYGIEALELGKEIGLKTGDKIKGVDGKPVERFSDLMSPKVLFGNVNLNVDRAGKDTLIHIPSNFIEKVSEVEGGKNAFISPRLPFVVGKVQAGSNAEKAGLQAEDKIVAVDSTSIHFFDEIQSALAVRKSKNAELKVVRNGKNISLPVEVTEEGKIGFHPKAVGLNFKTDKFSLAEALPIGAEKAKQTLVDQAKGFGKIFKGDVDPRKAVQGPIGMAQIYGGTFDWVNFWTLTGLISLVLAFMNLLPIPALDGGHAIFLIVEMIKGKPLSDRFMERAQVVGFVILIGLMVFAFGNDIFKFFR; this is encoded by the coding sequence ATGAGTGGATTAATCATGGCGGCCCAGCTGTTGGCCGGACTTTCAATTTTAGTGGTGTTGCATGAGCTGGGCCATTATTTGGCTGCACGTGCATTTGGCATTAAGGTTGAAAAATTCTATCTATTTTTTGACGCCTGGGGAGTAAAATTATTTAGTTTCAAGAAAGGAGATACTGAATATGGTATCGGTTGGCTTCCATTAGGTGGATATGTGAAAATTGCCGGAATGATTGATGAATCAATGGATGTTGAGGCAATGAAACAACCTGCTCAGCCTTGGGAGTTCCGTTCAAAACCAGCATGGCAACGATTGATTGTAATGTTGGGTGGAGTTGTTGTAAATGTATTGGTTGGTATCTTTATTTTTTGGTTATTGACCTTTAAATATGGTGAAACTTATCTTCCTAACTCGGAAGTAAAATACGGTATTGAGGCCCTTGAGTTAGGTAAAGAAATAGGCTTAAAAACCGGAGACAAAATTAAAGGAGTGGATGGTAAGCCTGTTGAGAGGTTTAGTGATTTGATGAGTCCTAAAGTGTTGTTCGGAAATGTAAACTTAAATGTTGACCGTGCCGGAAAAGATACCTTGATTCATATCCCTTCTAATTTTATTGAAAAAGTTTCTGAAGTTGAAGGTGGTAAAAATGCTTTCATCTCACCTCGCCTGCCGTTTGTAGTAGGTAAAGTTCAGGCTGGAAGTAATGCTGAAAAAGCTGGCTTACAGGCTGAAGATAAAATCGTAGCTGTTGACTCAACTAGTATTCATTTTTTTGACGAAATACAATCAGCCCTGGCTGTGCGTAAGAGCAAAAATGCCGAGTTGAAGGTAGTCCGTAATGGAAAAAACATCAGTTTACCTGTAGAAGTTACAGAAGAGGGAAAAATTGGTTTTCATCCTAAAGCTGTTGGGCTAAACTTTAAAACCGATAAATTCAGTTTGGCTGAGGCTCTTCCTATTGGAGCAGAAAAAGCAAAACAAACCTTGGTCGATCAAGCTAAAGGCTTTGGTAAGATTTTTAAAGGGGATGTTGATCCTCGCAAGGCTGTACAAGGCCCTATTGGTATGGCTCAAATTTACGGAGGTACGTTTGATTGGGTTAACTTTTGGACACTTACCGGCTTAATTTCTCTGGTATTAGCGTTTATGAACTTATTACCTATCCCTGCATTAGATGGAGGTCACGCTATATTCCTTATTGTAGAAATGATAAAAGGTAAACCATTGAGTGATAGATTTATGGAACGTGCCCAAGTAGTAGGTTTCGTTATACTTATCGGTTTAATGGTGTTTGCTTTTGGTAATGATATTTTTAAATTCTTCAGGTAA
- a CDS encoding 1-deoxy-D-xylulose-5-phosphate reductoisomerase — translation MKRIAILGSSGSIGTQALEVIAANPDKFKAEVLTVNGNADLLIQQALRFSPKAVVVADESKYQYVKNALSTTPILVLAGEAALAEVVQYDSVDMVLTALVGYVGLRPTIAAIKAGKNIALANKETLVVAGDLVTELAKLHQVSILPVDSEHSAIFQCLTGEDHNPIEKIILTASGGPFRGKGLDDLKMVTKHQALKHPNWSMGAKITIDSASLMNKGLEVIEAKWLFNLDINQIEVVIHPQSIIHSMVQFNDGSIKAQMGLPDMKLPIQYAMAYPQRIKSDFPRFSFIDFPKLSFEAPDIRIFRNLALAFEALEIGGNCPCVINAANEVVVDAFLKDKIGFLQMSDIIEECMQKVTKVAKPSYDDYVYTDREARIKALELIS, via the coding sequence ATGAAACGAATTGCAATTTTAGGGTCAAGCGGCTCAATAGGTACTCAGGCGTTGGAGGTGATAGCTGCAAATCCTGATAAATTTAAAGCAGAAGTATTAACAGTTAATGGTAATGCTGATTTATTAATTCAGCAAGCATTACGGTTTAGTCCAAAAGCGGTAGTTGTTGCTGATGAGTCAAAATATCAGTATGTGAAAAATGCTTTGTCCACCACTCCTATTCTGGTTTTGGCTGGTGAGGCGGCTTTAGCAGAAGTGGTGCAGTATGATTCCGTAGATATGGTATTGACTGCTTTGGTTGGTTATGTTGGTTTACGTCCAACAATTGCTGCTATTAAAGCAGGAAAAAATATCGCCTTAGCAAACAAAGAAACGTTAGTGGTAGCAGGTGATTTGGTGACCGAATTAGCCAAGTTGCATCAAGTGTCAATTTTACCGGTTGATTCGGAGCATTCTGCAATTTTTCAGTGTTTAACTGGTGAAGATCATAATCCTATTGAAAAAATTATTCTTACCGCATCGGGAGGGCCATTCAGGGGAAAAGGATTGGATGACTTAAAAATGGTTACTAAACATCAGGCATTAAAACATCCAAACTGGAGCATGGGAGCTAAAATTACTATTGATTCAGCCAGTTTGATGAATAAAGGTCTGGAGGTGATTGAAGCGAAATGGTTGTTCAATTTGGATATCAATCAAATTGAGGTTGTTATTCATCCCCAATCTATAATTCATTCTATGGTGCAATTTAATGATGGTTCAATTAAAGCTCAGATGGGCTTACCCGATATGAAGTTGCCCATTCAGTATGCCATGGCTTATCCGCAGAGAATAAAAAGTGATTTTCCACGTTTTAGCTTTATTGATTTTCCTAAATTGTCATTCGAAGCACCTGACATCAGAATATTTCGTAATCTTGCCCTGGCTTTTGAAGCTCTTGAAATCGGAGGAAACTGCCCTTGTGTCATAAATGCTGCCAATGAAGTGGTTGTGGATGCATTTTTGAAGGATAAAATCGGTTTTTTGCAGATGTCGGATATTATAGAAGAATGTATGCAAAAAGTAACTAAAGTGGCCAAACCAAGTTATGACGATTATGTTTATACAGATCGTGAGGCTCGAATAAAGGCTTTGGAACTAATAAGTTAG
- a CDS encoding GH3 auxin-responsive promoter family protein: MGLKSLLSKPLAWYTAKKIRKWNMQAVALQEKWFHKLLTDAKETLYGLDHQFSSIKTYEDFKKRVPIGDYELLKPYIDKVVHGDRNILWPGKPLYFAKTSGTTSGVKYIPISKESMPEHVNAARNALLMYIAETGNARFVNGKIIFLQGSPEMEEKNGIQVGRLSGISAHYVPQYLQRNRMPSWETNCIEDWEEKVDAIVEETVNENMTLISGIPPWVQMYFDRLSAKTGKPVKDIFPNFNLFVYGGVNFEPYRAKLEKSIGKKVDSIETYPASEGFIAFQDSQKSNGLLLNVDAGIFYEFIPVDEYFNENPSRIWLNEIELDKNYAIILNTNAGLWGYSIGDTVKFVSKNPYRIIVTGRIKHFISAFGEHVIGEEVEYALMTVAKEEGVDVVEFTVAPQVNDPEGGLPFHEWFVEFGSHQPKDIEQFRSKVDKLMQQKNVYYFDLIEGNVLQPLKIRKMQKDSFINYMRSKGKLGGQNKMPRLSNDRKIADELQREFIG, from the coding sequence ATGGGTCTGAAATCCTTATTAAGTAAACCGCTTGCCTGGTATACGGCAAAGAAAATCCGTAAATGGAACATGCAGGCTGTTGCATTGCAGGAAAAATGGTTTCATAAACTATTGACTGATGCAAAAGAAACTCTTTATGGTCTGGATCATCAGTTTTCATCAATTAAAACCTATGAGGACTTTAAAAAACGGGTTCCCATTGGTGATTATGAGTTGTTAAAGCCTTATATAGATAAAGTGGTTCATGGGGATAGAAATATTCTATGGCCTGGTAAACCTTTGTACTTTGCAAAAACTTCAGGAACTACTTCTGGAGTTAAGTATATACCTATTTCTAAAGAATCCATGCCTGAGCATGTAAATGCTGCTCGCAATGCATTGCTAATGTATATAGCCGAAACAGGTAATGCCCGGTTTGTAAATGGTAAAATAATTTTTTTGCAGGGCAGTCCAGAAATGGAGGAAAAGAATGGCATTCAAGTTGGTCGTTTGTCCGGTATATCAGCTCACTATGTTCCGCAATATTTGCAGCGCAATCGTATGCCATCTTGGGAAACCAACTGTATTGAAGATTGGGAGGAAAAAGTAGATGCTATTGTGGAAGAAACCGTGAACGAGAATATGACACTTATTTCGGGGATTCCACCTTGGGTGCAGATGTATTTTGACCGTTTATCTGCCAAAACAGGAAAACCGGTAAAGGATATCTTTCCCAACTTTAATTTATTTGTTTACGGAGGTGTAAATTTTGAACCCTACAGGGCCAAATTGGAGAAAAGCATTGGTAAAAAGGTTGATTCAATTGAAACTTACCCTGCTTCTGAAGGATTTATCGCTTTTCAGGATTCTCAAAAATCTAATGGCTTATTATTAAATGTTGATGCCGGTATTTTTTATGAGTTTATCCCGGTAGACGAATATTTTAATGAAAATCCTTCTCGCATTTGGTTGAATGAAATAGAGCTGGATAAGAATTATGCTATCATTTTAAATACTAATGCAGGCTTGTGGGGATATAGTATTGGTGATACAGTTAAATTTGTATCCAAAAATCCATATAGAATTATCGTAACCGGACGTATAAAACATTTTATTTCTGCCTTTGGAGAACATGTAATTGGTGAAGAAGTAGAATACGCATTAATGACTGTTGCTAAAGAAGAAGGTGTTGATGTGGTTGAATTTACAGTTGCGCCGCAAGTGAATGACCCTGAAGGTGGATTGCCATTTCATGAGTGGTTTGTAGAGTTTGGTTCACATCAGCCTAAAGACATAGAGCAATTTAGGTCAAAGGTTGATAAGCTGATGCAGCAAAAAAACGTATATTACTTTGATTTGATAGAAGGGAATGTATTACAGCCACTTAAAATCAGGAAAATGCAAAAAGATTCTTTCATAAATTATATGCGTTCTAAAGGGAAACTGGGCGGGCAAAATAAAATGCCAAGGTTGTCTAATGATAGGAAGATTGCCGATGAATTGCAACGTGAATTTATCGGTTGA